A single Desulfobacterales bacterium DNA region contains:
- a CDS encoding MarR family transcriptional regulator, with protein sequence MNNTEGKIGGGQDEIPAYQLDQFKVLIAKLFQCCQERMQYQCDRFQLPDAELRCLVLFSDVRYLTATDIALKMNVVKSRVSKIIDGLLKKKFILRIKDPEDSRISLLSLTPQGQKKLNEINIFLQDVHYQMLLQLTSEERKTVLANLNMLRSSMEAVKELMV encoded by the coding sequence ATGAATAATACTGAGGGAAAAATAGGGGGCGGGCAAGATGAAATTCCCGCTTACCAGCTTGACCAGTTCAAGGTATTGATCGCAAAATTGTTTCAGTGTTGCCAAGAACGAATGCAATATCAATGCGACCGGTTTCAGTTGCCGGATGCTGAACTCAGATGTCTGGTCCTTTTCAGCGATGTGCGCTACCTGACGGCTACGGATATCGCCCTCAAAATGAATGTGGTGAAAAGCCGGGTTTCAAAGATTATAGACGGTCTGCTGAAGAAGAAATTCATCCTGCGAATAAAAGATCCTGAAGATTCACGCATCAGTCTATTGAGCCTGACGCCCCAAGGACAGAAAAAACTAAATGAAATCAATATTTTTCTTCAGGATGTGCATTATCAAATGCTGCTGCAGCTGACATCCGAAGAGCGTAAGACGGTTCTGGCCAATCTGAATATGTTACGGTCGTCCATGGAGGCTGTCAAAGAGTTAATGGTATAA
- a CDS encoding DsrE/DsrF/DrsH-like family protein translates to MQNMEEQLTKLKSHIEALEKKAPENKLSMIVFSGDMDKVLASFVIATGAVAMGMDVVMFFTFWGTPVLRDKNKSVGGKDLMGKMFGAMLPKGTCEVKLSKMNMGGMGTVMMKSLMKKKNVASLEQMLELAEELGVRIFICEMSMDLMGFKREEMIKYPDLTYCGVAKFLEEAQNSKVQLFI, encoded by the coding sequence ATGCAAAACATGGAAGAACAATTAACAAAATTAAAATCCCATATTGAGGCGCTTGAGAAAAAGGCTCCCGAGAACAAACTGTCCATGATCGTTTTTAGTGGGGATATGGACAAAGTCCTGGCATCCTTTGTCATTGCCACCGGTGCGGTTGCCATGGGTATGGACGTGGTGATGTTTTTTACGTTCTGGGGGACTCCCGTTCTCAGAGATAAAAACAAATCGGTGGGCGGCAAAGATTTGATGGGAAAGATGTTTGGCGCCATGCTGCCCAAAGGCACCTGCGAAGTAAAACTTTCCAAGATGAACATGGGCGGCATGGGAACGGTTATGATGAAATCGCTGATGAAAAAGAAAAACGTTGCATCCCTTGAGCAGATGCTGGAACTGGCCGAGGAATTGGGCGTTAGAATTTTTATCTGCGAAATGTCCATGGATCTGATGGGGTTTAAAAGAGAAGAAATGATTAAATATCCGGATCTTACTTATTGCGGAGTTGCCAAATTTTTGGAAGAGGCTCAAAACAGCAAAGTTCAGCTCTTCATATAA
- a CDS encoding sulfurtransferase TusA family protein, translated as MSEAIKVDKVMDLKGLPCPMPVVKVSKGIKEVEVGQVIEAISSDPGSLTDFPAWARTTGNEILKTEQDGEFIKFYIKRNA; from the coding sequence ATGAGTGAAGCGATCAAAGTCGATAAGGTAATGGATTTAAAGGGGCTGCCGTGTCCCATGCCGGTTGTCAAAGTCAGTAAAGGGATCAAGGAAGTTGAAGTCGGCCAGGTGATTGAAGCGATATCGTCCGATCCGGGTTCTTTAACGGATTTTCCGGCATGGGCCCGAACCACCGGCAATGAAATCCTTAAAACCGAACAGGACGGAGAGTTTATCAAGTTCTATATCAAACGCAATGCGTAA
- a CDS encoding respiratory nitrate reductase subunit gamma: protein METLYYFVLVPMVYIAAAIFFIGTGARLVKIYRAPKHPATLQIFPEKEPKWLLALADTFLFPTIRKHKPMFWIFLMLFHIALFLLIIGHVELFREFSIFQIIPHNVFLGQGFVGLTLSICLLFFLFRRFLSPVRELSVPEDYYLLILLFLTVLFGSQMDWARTWYEYSTVAVEDYQTYLLSLLYFRPELPESLMYSGHSFMLLLHVFFANLFLMFFPFSQSMHSFLSLPMNKLRRG from the coding sequence GTGGAAACGTTGTACTATTTTGTACTCGTACCAATGGTGTACATTGCCGCTGCAATTTTTTTTATCGGCACCGGAGCTCGACTGGTAAAAATTTACCGGGCACCCAAGCATCCCGCAACCTTGCAAATCTTTCCGGAGAAAGAACCCAAATGGCTGTTGGCGCTGGCTGATACCTTTCTGTTTCCCACGATTCGAAAACATAAACCAATGTTTTGGATATTTCTGATGCTGTTTCATATTGCATTGTTTCTGCTGATTATCGGGCATGTGGAGTTGTTCCGGGAATTCAGCATTTTTCAAATCATTCCGCACAATGTATTTCTGGGTCAGGGGTTTGTGGGGCTGACCCTGTCGATCTGTCTGCTGTTTTTCCTGTTCAGAAGGTTCTTGTCGCCGGTCCGTGAACTTTCGGTGCCCGAAGATTATTATCTCCTGATACTTTTATTTCTGACGGTTTTATTCGGCAGCCAGATGGATTGGGCCAGGACTTGGTATGAATACAGTACCGTTGCCGTCGAGGATTATCAGACCTATCTCCTCAGCCTGCTTTACTTTCGACCGGAGCTGCCTGAAAGCCTGATGTATTCAGGGCATTCCTTCATGCTGCTGTTGCATGTATTTTTTGCCAACCTGTTTTTGATGTTTTTCCCTTTCAGCCAGTCGATGCATTCATTTTTGTCTTTGCCAATGAACAAATTGAGAAGAGGTTAA